One window from the genome of Ananas comosus cultivar F153 linkage group 13, ASM154086v1, whole genome shotgun sequence encodes:
- the LOC109719697 gene encoding protein sym-1: protein YKPSSDTPPLSPLSDAPLQRDNGGNAPQIAIAFNAFDSTIPFSPKAISSLRRTASCWGRSASPLRGSHSLLPRLPQFLLVVLGSASGFRLREASSGFRWWWFWGSGDGAPAVVVEEEGGGGGGGGGENGKDGSDRSVLSWYLMALDKYPVTTKAITSAILTLVGDLICQLLIDQVSKLDLKRTFVFTLLGLVLVGPTLHIWYLYLSKLVTASGASGAFVRLLLDQFIFSPIFIGVFMSLLVTLEGRPSLVVPKLQQEWFSSVLANWQLWIPFQFLNFYFVPQKFQVLAANFVALAWNVILSFKAHKEVVLK, encoded by the exons TACAAACCCTCATCGGacactccccctctctcccctctctccgATGCTCCGCTGCAGCGCGACAATGGCGGCAACGCTCCGCAAATCGCCATTGCATTCAACGCCTTCGACTCCACCATCCCCTTCTCTCCCAAAGCCATCTCCTCTCTCCGCAGAACCGCTTCTTGTTGGGGGAGAAGCGCTTCTCCGCTCCGCGGTTCCCACTCGCTCCTCCCGAGGCTTCCCCAATTCCTTCTTGTGGTGTTGGGTTCGGCGAGTGGGTTTCGGCTTCGCGAAGCTTCGAGCGGTTTCCGATGGTGGTGGTTTTGGGGGTCGGGAGATGGAGCTCCCgcggtggtggtggaggaggagggaggaggaggaggaggtggtggtggtgaaaATGGGAAAGATGGGAGTGATCGATCAGTGCTCTCATG GTATCTGATGGCTCTGGATAAGTATCCGGTGACAACTAAAGCTATAACATCTGCTATTCTAACTCTTGTTGGTGACTTAATATGCCAG CTTCTAATTGATCAGGTGTCAAAGCTGGATCTGAAGCGAACTTTTGTCTTCACTTTGTTGGGTCTTGTCTTGGTGGGCCCCACATTGCATATATG GTATTTATACTTGAGTAAATTGGTGACTGCGAGTGGAGCATCAGGTGCATTTGTTCGCCTTTTGCTTGATCAG ttcATCTTCTCCCCTATCTTCATTGGAGTTTTTATGAGTTTACTTGTCACGCTAGAGGGAAGGCCTTCCCTTGTGGTGCCAAAGCTTCAGCAG GAGTGGTTTTCATCAGTGCTAGCAAATTGGCAGTTGTGGATCCCATTCCAGTTTCTGAACTTCTACTTCGTCCCACAGAAATTTCAG GTTCTTGCCGCGAACTTTGTAGCTCTTGCTTGGAATGTTATACTGTCGTTTAAAGCTCACAAGGAAGTTGTTTTGAAATAA